In the genome of Felis catus isolate Fca126 chromosome E1, F.catus_Fca126_mat1.0, whole genome shotgun sequence, the window ATCTGTGCTTTTTTTCAATGGTGCCTGCTGGAGAGCCCACAGTCCCCAGGATGCAGGGCCTCACAGGACAAAGCCATGGACCAGCAGTGGGTGTGGTCCCCCGCGGCCCCATCACTGCAGACTGCCCCTGGGTGCTAAGTGACCTGGAGGCCAGGGTGGCAGTGGGAAGGGATTGCGGTACGTGGGGACCCTGTGGCCTCTGCTCAGGGTATCCTTCGGTCTCTTGGCTGTTGTCCAGTCtctgaagaggaaggagaaggaatacGAGCATGAGATGGAGCGGCTGGCGCGGGAGAAGATCGCCACACAGCAGCGGCTGGCGGAGCTCAAGCATGAGCTGAGCCAGTGGATGGACGTGCTGGAGATCGACCGGGTGCTCCGGCAGACTGGCCAGCCGGAGGACGACCAGGCCTCCACCTCTACGGCCTCTGGTgagccccacctgcccctccctggtcaGGCCCTTGCCCCCCAGCTCCATGCCCCCAGACCCCAGGGGCATCTACTACTCCAGCCTCTTGTTTCGCGAGCCTTTCTGACCTGTCCCTGTCCCCGTGTCCCCCCACAGAGGGTGAGGACAACATAGACGAGGATATGGAGGAGGATCAGGCCGGCCTGGGCCCACCTAAACTGAGCCATCGCCCCCACCCGGAGCTGCCGAAGCCACCGCCCAGCACCGCCCCTGCACCTCTGCCTCCCCATccacacccccactcccagcctgTGGCCCTGTCTCCTGTCCACCTGCCTGGGCAGCAGCCGCCACCACAGCAGAAGACACCtctgccagcccctcctcccccaccggCTGCCCCTGCCCAGACGCTGGTGCCCGCTCCAGCCCATCTGGTGGCTGCAGCTGGTGGAGGTTCCACGGTCATCGCCCACACGGCCACCACCCACGCCTCAGTCATCCAGACTGTGAACCACGTTCTACAGGGGCCGGGCGGCAAGCACATCGCCCACATTGCCCCCTcggcccccagccctgctgtgcAGCTGGCACCTGCCACACCCCCCATTGGCCACATCACAGTGCACCCTGCCACCCTCAACCATGTGGCCCACCTCggctcccagctgcccctgtATCCACAGCCCGTGGCAGTGAGCCAGCCCGTGGCGGTGAGCCACATTGCCCACACCCTCTCACACCAGCAAGTGAATGGCACAGCGGGGCTGGGACCCCCAGCCACTGTCATGGCAAAGCCAGCTGTGGGGGCTCAGGTGGTGCACCACCCCCAGCTGGTGGGCCAGACAGTGCTCAACCCCGTGACCATGGTCACCATGCCCTCCTTCCCGGTCAGCACACTCAAGCTGGCTTGAGGATGAGGCCACTCAGAGGCCcccagtgggggcagggagggggacctgtcccccactctcccacccaCCAGCTCCACACATTCCAGCCAGGCCAAGGCCcgccccacccacacccacccccaggcctcctaggggaagggggtgcagagactctgagccaggggagggaggggcccccCCAGGGAgctgggcacagggcagggggtTACCCCACTGCACTAGGACTTGATAAAGTGATGAGACACTCTGGTGAATGTGCCACTCGTCCGGCCTGGTGCCAGCTCCAGTGCCGTTCCCGCCTCCCCACCTTGTCCCCTGCAACCAGTGCGAAGTGGGTGTTGTGTTCTCCGGCTTCCCCgaccctgcctgccttcctgtgctgctgctgctattGCTGTCTGATGAGGTGGCTGAGTGCCGGGTCCTCTGTCCTGAGCCTCGGCCTTCTCTCCCCAGGCCTTTGGAGGGGACGGGGAGAGGGAGCAGAACTGAAGCAACTTGGCCCAGAAAGCTGGGTaccgtggtggggggggggggcgctctgcTCTGAGTACACGTGACAGATCCTAAGAAGTGGCTGCTCTGCAGTCCCACCCACACAGGTGGGCGCCAGCCTACGGTTCTCCAACCCAGCTGCGGTCACTGGCTCGTCACAGCAGAAGCTAGTTAAGAGGAGTCTCTATCAACAACTGAACCCGTGCTGTTGCTAAGCTCCCTGAGCGCCCCAATCCTTGCCACTGGGCTCCTGACCTCAGGAGGGTAGGCTGAAGGTGGGTGGGGACTGGGAAGGAAGGGCTTAGcggtcctgcccctccccccctcccgctGGCCTGGGTACGGCTGGGGAGAGAGCTTCTCTGGACCCGGCAGTCCCCATCCCTGGTTCCCTGGCCTCTGCTCAGTGCTGTGCACTCCCGAGGGATGGGTGTGCCTGAGTGCCTCCCGCAGCCTCAGAGAAGTGGATTAGTAGCTATCTGGTCTGGGTTCCAGGTGCCTGAAGCCACACTGCTGAGGAAGTTAAAAATCCAGGGCCTGGGCCCAACCAAGCTCCTTCCCTGCTGCTCTGGGGACCTgtagagaagggaggagggctgCTACTCCTGCCCCaactcctctgtctctgccatcatctctctctttccccctgaaCATCCACTTTTTCCCAGTGGGCTGTTCTGAGTGTATACTCTGTGGAGGTTGCTGCGTGCCACAACTTTCCTCTGAGGAAGGTCCTTGGTTGGACCTAGGGCAGGGCTGAGCTTGGGGTGGGGAGTCAgggggcctgtgtgtgtgtggtggggggcatgcttctttccctgcctctgcctctgcctcggCAGGCCGCTTTGGCTTCTCTTTTTATGTGGGTATTTATTACAAGTGGCCTTGTGTCAGACACACTCAGTTGTGCACTCGGCTCCCCACCTGGACACAAGATGGCCTTTCAGTGTGGGGAGAGGAAGCCAGTGTCCCTAGGTGTGAAGTTTGCTTTGacaggctgggggcaggaggagtgGCCTGCAGTGTTCTGAGGAGGCTGGCAAAGGTCTTGAACAGGTTTGGACACCTAAGAACCCCCTTTCAGTTCCTTCCTGGTCCTGGAGACTTTCCAGGGGACTGCTCTCCTTTGTCTCtcctggggtggggaaagggagggcCTGTGGACACCCTAGAGGCCTCTAAGAGGGAGCCCCACACCCATCCCAGCACAGCACTCACACCTCACAAGCTCGCTGCCTTCCTGCCCCTGCAGCCACCACCTGCCACCCTGGTTCTTGGGGAGACCAGTTTCCACTCTTCCTTGAGTGATTACAACCGAAAGAGCAGAGGGAGCCCGATCAGCCTGGCGCCCAGGGAACAGAGAAACGTTGGGGAACCTGCCCTCCCTCTCAAGCTCTGTTCACCTCCCTGCATCCTGAGGCCATTCCAGAAAGTGTGTCAACCAGTGGCCTCTCGGGCCTGCACAGATACCTCATCCGCCTGTTcaccgcccctgcccctccccacccctagcAGTGGGGGCCTTCGAATCTAGTGCCGAATGACTATGTCCAGATTGGTGACGATgggtgttgttgctgttgtttttgttg includes:
- the MNT gene encoding max-binding protein MNT; protein product: MSIETLLEAARFLEWQAQQQQRAREEQERLRLEREREQEQKKASSLARLAHALPVEEPRIEAPPLPLSPPAPPPAPPPPLATPTPLTVIPIPVVTNSPQPLPPPPPLPPAAQPLPLAPRQPALVSTPGLSIKEAAPLPTRPQVPTPAPLLPDSKTTLPPTGSPKPLQPLPTPILTIAPHPGVQPQLAPQQPPPPTLGTLKLAPAEEVKSSEQKKRPGGIGTREVHNKLEKNRRAHLKECFETLKRNIPNVDDKKTSNLSVLRTALRYIQSLKRKEKEYEHEMERLAREKIATQQRLAELKHELSQWMDVLEIDRVLRQTGQPEDDQASTSTASEGEDNIDEDMEEDQAGLGPPKLSHRPHPELPKPPPSTAPAPLPPHPHPHSQPVALSPVHLPGQQPPPQQKTPLPAPPPPPAAPAQTLVPAPAHLVAAAGGGSTVIAHTATTHASVIQTVNHVLQGPGGKHIAHIAPSAPSPAVQLAPATPPIGHITVHPATLNHVAHLGSQLPLYPQPVAVSQPVAVSHIAHTLSHQQVNGTAGLGPPATVMAKPAVGAQVVHHPQLVGQTVLNPVTMVTMPSFPVSTLKLA